Genomic window (Saccharothrix australiensis):
GAGACAGCGCCGGCCCCCCGCCGGTGGGGCGAGGGGCCGGCGCCGGAACCCGCTGGGGTTACTTGCCGCGCTTGCGACGCTGGACGCGCGTCTTGCGCAGCAGCTTGCGGTGCTTCTTCTTCGACATGCGCTTGCGGCGCTTCTTGATGACCGAGCCCATGCGGGGTCCTCACTCACTAGACGTAGGTGATCTCCACGCGCCGGTGGAGTCACCCGTCAAGGAGGGCGCGCACGACACCAGGCACGAACGGCCTGTCAGTTTACCCGCCTGCCGGCGCCCGCCGTCACCCGGCGTCGAAGTAGGCGTTCCGCAGGTACTCGTGCACGGCCTTCTCCGGCACCCGGAACGACTTGCCCACCCGCACCGCCGTGAGCTCACCCGAGTGCACCAGCCGGTACACCGTCATCTTCGACACACGCATCACCAGCGCCACCTCGGCGACGGTCAGGAACTTGACCTGGACCAGTGGTGCTCGATCGTTCTCCTCCGGCATGGATCACCGTGTCCTTCGACACGCGTCGTGCCGTCGGCTTCCCCACCGACGGTTCGACACGCACGTGCTCCTCTGAGGGTAACGGGACTCCTGGGGCTGGTGCGACGGCCAATGGCGGGATCACTCCGCCTCGTGGGCCTGCCCCAGCTCGACGGACCGGTCCCGAGCAGCCTCGATGGCCGCGAGCAGCGCCGCGCGGACGCCGTGCTTCTCCAGCTCGCGGATCGCCATGATGGTCGTGCCTGCCGGCGAGGTGACCGCCTCGCGCAGGATCACCGGGTGCTGGTCGTTCCGGTCCAGCATCTGCGCCGCGCCGATGGCCGACTGGATGATCAGCGTGGTCGACAGGTCGCGCGGGATGCCGAGCAGGATGCCCGCGTCGATCATGGCCTCGACCAGGTAGAAGAAGTAGGCGGGCCCCGACCCGGACAACGCGGTGACGGCGTCCTGCTGGCCCTCCGGGACGCGGGCCACCTTGCCCACGGTCCGGAGCAGCTCCTCGACGAGGTCGAGGTGCTCGGCCGTCGCGTACCGGCCCGCCGAGATGGCGCTCATCGCCTCGCCGACCACCATCGGGGTGTTCGGCATGACCCGGACGACCGGGGTGCCCTCCGGCAGCCGGCGCTCGTACAGGGCGGTCGGCAGGCCCGCGCACAGCGACACGACCAGCGTGCCGGGCTTGATCACCGGCGCCAACTCGTCCAGCAGCGGCTCGATGTCCTGCGGCTTGACGGCGACGACGAGCACATCGGCCCGCTGCGCGGCACCCGGCACGTCGACCGCGCCGATGCCGTACCGCTCGGACAACTCGGCCGCCCGACCCGGGTGCCGTTCCGTGCACAACAACTCGTCCGCGGCCCGACCACCGCGGAGCAGCCCGGACAACAGCGCTTCCCCGATCTTGCCAGCCCCCAGCACAGCGATCGTCGTCATGCGGACAAGCCTCCCACCCTCCACCATTCGGCACCCAGCCCCTACCCCAGCCGGCCCACCCACCAACACCCCAGGGCGGACCCACGCCCTGATCACCCGGCACGGACCACGACCCCCGCTCACGCCCGCACAGACCTCTGGCCTCGTGTTCTCCCCGTATGGCCTGCCCGCAGGGCAACCACATTTGTCGAGGGGGTGCAAGCACGCTTCACCGCTTGCACCCCCTCGACAAATGTGGTGGTCTTTGACAGGCCATGCGGGGAGAACACGACGCCTTGGCTTTTGTTTTTCCTCCCCGGAGGTCTGCCCAGCGGCGAGCGCCTTCTTTTAAAGCTTGTGCGGGCGCCTTCCGCTCGGAAGTTCTTCGGTTTTAGCGGGTCAAAGCTTAAAGAAGGGCGCTCGCCGCTGGGCAGGCCACCGAGGATGGGGGCAAAGCTTCTTCGAAGCTTTGCAAGCTTTTCAAGCTTCTTCGAAGCTTGAAAAGCTTTGGCTGCGTGTCATCCCCGTACGACCTGTCAAAGACCACCACGCTTGTCAGGCCAGGTCAAGCGAAGGGCGTGCTTGACCTGGCCTGACAAGCGTGGTTGCCCTGCGGGCAGGCCGTACGGGGATGACACGCAGCCCGACCGAGGTGTGCCCGGGGGTGGGCGGTTCGGGGCGGGGTTCAGATGGCCGGGGTCAGTGCCAATTGCCTTGCCTGGCACACGAGGCGGCCCGAGGAGTCGATGACCACCGCGTCCTCGTCGAACCACTGGCCGTGCACCGCGCTGCACGTCACCTGCACCCGTAGCCAGCCGGGTGCCGGGTCGGACCGGAGGAGCGCGGTCAACTGCACGGTCGGCGACCAGCCGAGCCGGCCCAGGTTGAAGGTCACGGGCATGGAGATGTCGCCGGCCACCAGCGCGAAATAGGGGTCGGGGCGTTCACCGAGAGGTCTTACCCAAAGGCGCAGCACCAAAGGGTCGCCGGTGCGGCCGGTCAGGAAACCCGCCCCTTCCTTGTCCAGGCGCACGTCGCAGACCGTGCCGAGCTTGTACACGCCGTCCGCGCCCAGGCCGGCCAGGTCGATGGCGTCGGCGGGCGGCGCGGCGGGCACGTCCGGCAGGTCCACGTAGTCCGGTGGCCGGGTGGGCATCCGGCCGACGGTCACGGTCGACTCGACGCAGCTGCGGCCCCGCTGCTCCAGCGCGACCGACACGACGGTCGCCGTCCGGCCGGCCTTGCGGACGTCCGCCCGCAGCAGCACGGGGCCCACCTCGGGCGCGCGCAGGAACTGCGCGCTCACCGCGAGCGGTGCCAGGTCCTCCGCGCCGGGCACGGCGGAGGACGCCGCGTCGACCGCCGCCCGTGCCGCCAGGGCGAGCAGGAGGCCGCCGTGCGGTTTCGGGCCGACGGTCCACTGGGCGGGCAGGGACGCGGTGTACGTGCCGTCGCCCAGGGGGCGGACCGCGCTGGCTACCGAGAACGACACAGGGCTCCTCACGAACGGCTGACCAGCGAACGCAGGAAGAAGGCCGCGTTGGCCGGGCGCTCGGCCAGCCTGCGCGTCAGGTACCCGTACCACTGCTCGCCGAAGGGCACGTACACCCGCACGACGTGCCCTTCCGCCGCCAGGCGCGCCTGCTCGGCGGGCCGCACGCCGTACAGCATCTGGTACTCGAAGTCCTCCGGCGCCTTGCCGTGCCAGCGCGCGCGTTCGGCGACGATCTCGACCAGCCTCGGGTCGTGGGTGGCGAACATCGGGTAGCCACCGCCCGCCAGCAGGGCGTTCGCGCAGCGCACGTAGTTCAGGTCGACCTCGTGGGGGTCGGTGAAGGCGACGGACGCGGGTTCGGCGTACGCGCCCTTGCACAGCCGCACGCGGGAGCCGGCCAGCTCGTGGCAGTCGTCCAGCGTCCGGCGCAGGTACGCCTGGAGCACGGCTCCCGTCGACGGCCACGTCCGGCGCAGCTCGGCCAGCACGCGGAGGGTCGAGTCGGTGGTGGTGTGGTCCTCCATGTCGACCGTCACCGTCATCCCGCCCTGCTCGGCGGCGGCGCAGATGCGGGACGCGTTGGTCAGCGCCAGGCGTTCGCTCAGGGCCTGCCCGACGGCCGACAGCTTGACGCTCACCTCGGCGTCGACGGCCAGGCCGGTGTCGTGCAACTGGTCCAGCAGCGCGAGGTAGGTCTGCACGGTCCGCTCCGCGGCGCGGCGGTCGGCGGTGTCCTCGCCCAGGTGGTCGAGGGTGACCCGCAGGCCGTGCTCGACCAGGTGGGCGGTGGCGTCGATCGCCTCGGCGACCGTCTCGCCCGCCACGAACCGGCGCACCACCCGGCGGCTGACCGGCGCGGTCGCGACGGCGCGCCGCACCGCGTCGTGGTCGGCCGCGGCGAGGATCAGCGAGCGCACCGGGTTCACGATCAAGACCCTAGTCGGTCGCCGCCGGGAAAGCAGCCGGTCAGAGGTGCAGCCGCGCGAAGCGGAGGGATTCGGCCAGCAGGTCGCGGCGTTCGGCGGTGGTCCGCGCTTTGCGGGTGTTGACCTCCAGGACGACCTGCCCGGAGAAGCCCGAACGGCGCAGGCTGCGGCACAGCTCGGCGCACGGCTGGTTGCCCCGTCCGGGGATGAGGTGCTCGTCCTTCGGCAGGCCGGTCCCGTCGGCCAGGTGGACGTGCGCGAGCCCCGGGCCCATCCGCTTGGCCAGTTCCATCGCGTCCACGTGCGCGGCGGAGGCGTGCGAGAGGTCGAGCGTGTAGTTGCGGTGCCCGACGTCGGTCGGGTCGATGGACGGCCGGAACGCCGTCACCTGGACCGAGCGCCCGCGGCCGAGCGGGCGGCGCACCGGGAACATGTTCTCCACGGCGATCGCGACGTCGCCGGTGTCCTCCAGCTCGGCGACCAGGTCGGCGAACCCCTCGGCGTACCGGCGCTGCCACAGGAACGGCGGGTGCACCACGACGGTCCGCGCGCCGAGCTCGCGCGCGGCGCGCACGCTGCGGCGCAGGCGCTCCGCCGGGTCGGGCGACCAGACGCGCTGGCTGATCAGCAGGCACGGCGCGTGCACGGCCAGCACGGGCACGCCGGCGCGGTGCGCCAGCCGCCGGAGCGCGCCGACGTCCTGGCTGGTCGGGTCCGCCCAGACCATGACCTCGACGCCGTCGTAGCCCAGGTCGGCGGCGGCCTCGAAGGCCGCGGCGGCCGGCTGCGGCCAGACCGCCGCCGTGGACAGGCCGACCGGGATCAAGACTTCACCAGCAGCATCGCCGCCGGTGAGACCGTGACGATCAGGCCGACCAGCACGGCCAGGATGGTGGTCTGGAGGTCGTCGGCGCGGCGGATCTTGCGCACCAGCATGACGAGCCCGACGGTCACCGCGAGGGCGACCACCAGCGCGGCGGGCGCGAGCGTGCGCCACAGGAAGCTGAAGCCGAGCCACAGCGCCGCGCCGCCGAGCACGCCGATCGCGAGCTGGCCGATCATGGCCAGCCACTCCTTGCCGGGCGAGCGGTCGCCCGGCTCGTCGGGTTCGACGTCGGCGAGCCCGGCGGGCTCCTCGTCGTCGTCGGGGTCCCGGCGCGGGAGGCCGTCCTCCTCGTCGTCGTCGTCCAGGTCGACGTAGGGGTGGAACTGGGTGCTCTCCGGCTCGGGCGCGCGCTCGCCCTCCTCGTCGTCGCCGAACCAGTCCTCGGCGGTCTGGTCGGGCAGCGGCTCCGGCAGCGCGGGCGGCGCGGGCGGGACGATCAGCACCGACTCGGTGGGCAGCGATTCCAGCGGCACGTTCGGCGTGAGCTTGTCGCTGATGCGCGGCAGCTGCTCGGTCACCGGCTCGCGGACCGGCGGGGCGCCGGGCGGCGCCGGGCGGACCAGGTTGGCGCGGCTCGCGTCGGCGGGCGGCGGCGGCGCGGGCGGGCCCGGCTTCACCACGCCCGGCGGCGGCGCGAGGGTCTGCGTCAGGTCGGGCTCGGGGTGGTTCGGCCGGGACGGCTCACCCGCGTAGTCGTAGTCGTCGTACCCGTCGGCCGCGTAGTCGTCGACGATCGGCGGTACCTGGCGGGTCTCCTCGGCCGGGCTCGGCGCGGGCGGCGCGCCGCGGCGGCGGGCGTCCGGCACGGGCGGGTCGAGGCGGGACAGCGGGTCGGCGCGCGTCCCGAGCGCCGGGTCCAGGCGGGCGGTGGGCGGCGAGTGCGGTGGTTCGCCGCGCACCGGCTCGGGCCGGGCGGGTGGCGCGTCCGGGCGGGGTCCGGGCGGGTCGACCCGCGGCTCCGCGCGGCCCAGCGGGACGTCCGGGCGGACGGCGGGCGGCTCGGGCCGCACCGGTTGCTGGTAGACGGTGCGCTCGGGCTCCGGCGGCAGCGGGCGCGGCGGCGCGGACTGCGGCAGCGGCGGCGTCGGCGGCTCCTCGTCGCGGATCGGCAGCAGCCGGCCGCTGTCGGAGTTGACCCGGTCGATGATCGCCTGGGGAGCGGTGTCCGAGGCGTCCTCGGCACGTCGGCGTCGCCGACGCGGCGTCACCTCGCCGGCGCCCGCGCCGTACTGGGCGAGCAACTCCGCGACGGTGCGCTGGCTCTGCTCCGACTCGCTCTCTCGACTCATCAACTCCACCGTGCCCCGTGGCGGCCAGTCCGTCCAGTGTCACCCGGCCGCCGGGTGCGGGCCGTGGGGGTGTCCGGCTCCGCGCCGTTGTCCGGTCCATCAGTGTGATCCAGCCGACGCAGGATGACACCTTCCCGCAGCGCCCAGGGGCAGATTTCGAGCTCTCCGAGTGACAGGGCTCGCATGGTGGCCTCCGCCACGAGGGCGCCCGCCACCAGCTGGTGGGCCCGGCTCGCGCTCACGCCCTCCAGCTCGGCGAGGTCGTGCGCGGACATCCGGGAGATGAACCCGGTGAGCTGCCGCAGCCCGTCGTGGGTGAGGAGGCGGCGGGCGCGGGGACCGGCCGAGGACGGCGCGGCGCCGGTCAGCCGGGCCAGCGTGCGGAACGTCTTCGAGGTCGCGACCACCCGATCAGGCGAGCCCGCGCGGCGGAGCTTCTTCACCACCGGCGCGAGCTGCTCGTCCAGCCACTCGACGGTCGCCTTGACCTCGGACCGGCTCGGCGGGTCGTGCCGGAACCGCGTGCGGGTCACGCGACCCGCGCCCAGCGGCACCGAGCACGCCTCCTCGGGCTCCTCGTCCACGCCGACCGCCAGCTCCAGCGAGCCGCCGCCGATGTCCAGGCACAGCAGCCTGCCCGCGGACCAGCCGTACCAGCGGCGCACCGCCAGGAACGTGTACCGGGCCTCGTCCTCGCCGGAGAGCACCTTCAGGTCGACGCCCGTCTCGGTGCGCACCCGGTCGAGCACCTCGGCCGAGTTGCCCGCCTCGCGCACCGCCGACGTGGCGAACGCCATCAGGTCGTCGCAGCCCAGCCGGGCCGCCGACGCCTTGGTCGCCGCGACGGTCCGCACCAGCTGGTCCGCGCCCGACTTGGTGAGCAGCCCGTCGCCGTCGAGCTGCTCGGCGAGCCGCAGCACGGACTTCTCGGAACTCATCGGCGTCGGGTGGGCACCCCGATGAGCGTCCACCACCAAGAGGTGGACGGTGTTCGACCCGACATCAAGCACCCCTAGGCGCACGGCGTGCACCGTACCCGGTCGGGTGGATCAGGACTCGAACTTGTAGCCCAGTCCGCGCACCGTCACCAGGTGGCGCGGGGCCGACGGATCGGGCTCGATCTTCGACCGCAGGCGTTTGACGTGCACGTCCAGCGTCTTCGTGTCGCCGACGTAGTCCGCGCCCCACACCCGGTCGATGAGCTGCCCGCGCGTGAGCACGCGACCGACGTTGCGCAGCAGGTACTCCAGCAGGTCGAACTCCTTCAGCGGCAGGCTGACCTCGCCGCCGTCGACCGTCACGACGTGCCGCTCGACGTCCATCCGGACCGGCCCCGCCTCCAGGACCTGCGGCAACAGCTCCTCGGACTCGCCACCGCGGCGCAGCACCGCGCGGATGCGGGCGATCAGCTCGCGGGCCGAGTACGGCTTGGTGACGTAGTCGTCCGCGCCCAGTTCCAGGCCGACGACCTTGTCGATCTCGCTGTCCCGCGCAGTGACCATGATCACTGGGACGGCGGAGCGCTGGCGGAGCTGCTTGCACACGTCCGTGCCGCTCATGCCGGGCAGCATGAGGTCGAGCAGCACGATGTCCGCGCCGTTGCGGTCGAACTCCTCCAGCGCCTCCTGGCCGGTGGCCGCGAGCGCCGCGGTGAAGCCCTCCTTGCGCAGCAGGAAGGCGAGCGGATCGGCGAAGGACTCCTCGTCCTCCACGATGAGCACCCTGGTCACAGCTCTCCTCCGGGTTTGCCCGCGCTGGTCGGCACAGGGATCGTGAGTTCCGGCTTGGGTAGGTCGACGGTGCGCTCTTCCCGGTCGGGGTGCTCCGGGATGCGCAGGGTGAACGTGGAGCCCGTGCCGGGCAGGCTCCACAGCTTCACCTCGCCGCCGTGGTTGGCGGCGACGTGCTTGACGATCGCGAGGCCGAGGCCGGTGCCGCCGGTGGCGCGCGAGCGGGCCCGGTCCACGCGGTAGAAGCGCTCGAACACGCGGGTCTGCTGGTCCTCGGCGATGCCGATGCCGCGGTCGGTGACCGCGATCTCGACGAACCCCGCGACGCGGCGGCGGCTGACCGACACGGGGCTGCCGGGCGGCGAGTAGGCGACCGCGTTGTCCAGCAGGTTGCTCAGCGCGGTGACCAGCAGCGTCCGGTCGCCCTCGACCTCCAGGCCGCTGGGCTCGTCGGTGGCGATCTCGATGCCGGCGGACTCGGCGGCGAGCTTGGAGCGGCTCATCGCCTCGCTGATCACGACGTCCACCTCGACCCGGCTCAGCTCGGGCAGCTTCTCCGCGCCCTGGAGGCGGGACAGCGCGATCAGCTCGGTGACCAGGGTGCCCAGGCGGGTGGCCTCCTGCATGATCTTGGCGCTGAACCGGCGCACCTCCTCCTGGTCGTCGGCGGCGTCCAGGACGGCCTCGGCGAGCAGCGCGAGCGCGCCCACCGGGGTCTTCAGCTCGTGGCTGACGTTGGCGACGAAGTCGCGGCGGGTGGCCTCCAGGCGGACCGCCTCGGACTCGTCCGAGGCGTCGACCACCACGAAGCCGTCGGTGATCACCTTGACCTGGGCGTGCACCGCCTCCGGCTGGCGGCCCTTGACCTCCAGCGAGGACAGGTCCACGTTGACCACCTCGCCGGTCTGCCTGGCCAGCTCGGCGGCGCGGCGCGCCCGGTCGTCGACGCGGTTGTTGCGCACGACGCCGAGCTCCTCGGCGCGCGGGTTGTGCAGGACGACGTCCCCGAAGACGTTGAGGACGACGATCCCGTCGTGGGAGGACTGGACGACGAGGGCCATGAGGTCGGCGACGGTGAGGCCGGCGGGGCGATCCGAGCGGGTGCGCGCGGTCACCCGGCCGACCAGGAACGCCGCGCCGCCGATCAGCAGAGCGCCGATCGACAGGACGAGGTAACCCGTTGCGGTCACGGGGGCATCGTAAGCAGCTCAGGCGGGGTGCGGCCTAGCCCGCACGCCTGGTTCGTGACACCGGCGACACCGTCGGGCACCGATGTTTTCCCGGCGGACGGGTTCAGTTCACCCAATCGTGTCCAACGAGGACGGGTTGTGTTCGGACAGGTGCCGCCGGGACCTCTTCCAGGTGTCGGACGGGCGACGTGCCGGCGATCGGCGCACGGTCGGCCGGCGGTCGCGCGGGTGCTGGGCCGGCGGTCGCGCGCACGGCCCGCCGGCGGTCGCGCGGGTGGTCGGCGGGCGGGCGGTCGGCGGGCGGGCGGCAGGCGGCCTCCCGCGCGGACGGCGGGGCGGGTGGTGCGGGCGGTGGCCGGGTGGCGGCGCGGGCGGGACGGCGACCACGTGCCGCCGTCCCGCCGCGCTCGGGCCGCTACCTGCCCTGGTTCGCCACGGCCTTGATCGCGTCCGCCGCCGCGTCCGGGTCGAGGTACGTGCCGCCGGGTTCGAGCGGCTTCAGCGACTCGTCCAGGTCGTAGCGGAGGGGGATGCCGGTGGGGATGTTCAGGCCGGCGATGGCCTCGTCCGAGATGCCGTCGAGGTGCTTCACCAGCGCCCGGAGCGAGTTGCCGTGCGCCGCCACCAGCACCGTCCGGCCCGCGCGCAGGTCGGGCACGATCGCCGACTCCCAGTACGGGACCATCCGCTTCACCACGTCCAGCAGGCACTCGGTGAGCGGCAGCTCCGGGCCGAGGTCCGCGTAGCGCGGGTCGGCGTCCTGGCTGTGCTCCGCGCCCGGCTCGATGGGCGGCGGCGGGGTGTCGTAGGAGCGCCGCCAGAGCATGAACTGCTCCTCGCCGAACTCCTCCAGCGTCTGCTTCTTGTTCTTGCCCTGCAACGCGCCGTAGTGCCGCTCGTTGAGCCGCCAGTCGCGGCGGACCGGGATCCAGTGGCGGTCGGCCGCGTCCAGCGCGAGGTTGGCGGTGGTGATCGCGCGGCGCAGCAACGAGGTGTGCACCACCTCGGGGAGGATGCCCGCCTCGCGCAGCAGCACGCCGCCGCGCCGCGCCTCCCGCACGCCCTTCTCCGACAGGGGTACGTCCACCCAGCCGGTGA
Coding sequences:
- a CDS encoding 30S ribosomal protein bS22, whose translation is MGSVIKKRRKRMSKKKHRKLLRKTRVQRRKRGK
- a CDS encoding helix-turn-helix domain-containing protein — translated: MPEENDRAPLVQVKFLTVAEVALVMRVSKMTVYRLVHSGELTAVRVGKSFRVPEKAVHEYLRNAYFDAG
- the proC gene encoding pyrroline-5-carboxylate reductase, encoding MTTIAVLGAGKIGEALLSGLLRGGRAADELLCTERHPGRAAELSERYGIGAVDVPGAAQRADVLVVAVKPQDIEPLLDELAPVIKPGTLVVSLCAGLPTALYERRLPEGTPVVRVMPNTPMVVGEAMSAISAGRYATAEHLDLVEELLRTVGKVARVPEGQQDAVTALSGSGPAYFFYLVEAMIDAGILLGIPRDLSTTLIIQSAIGAAQMLDRNDQHPVILREAVTSPAGTTIMAIRELEKHGVRAALLAAIEAARDRSVELGQAHEAE
- a CDS encoding thioesterase family protein, producing MSFSVASAVRPLGDGTYTASLPAQWTVGPKPHGGLLLALAARAAVDAASSAVPGAEDLAPLAVSAQFLRAPEVGPVLLRADVRKAGRTATVVSVALEQRGRSCVESTVTVGRMPTRPPDYVDLPDVPAAPPADAIDLAGLGADGVYKLGTVCDVRLDKEGAGFLTGRTGDPLVLRLWVRPLGERPDPYFALVAGDISMPVTFNLGRLGWSPTVQLTALLRSDPAPGWLRVQVTCSAVHGQWFDEDAVVIDSSGRLVCQARQLALTPAI
- a CDS encoding proline dehydrogenase family protein codes for the protein MNPVRSLILAAADHDAVRRAVATAPVSRRVVRRFVAGETVAEAIDATAHLVEHGLRVTLDHLGEDTADRRAAERTVQTYLALLDQLHDTGLAVDAEVSVKLSAVGQALSERLALTNASRICAAAEQGGMTVTVDMEDHTTTDSTLRVLAELRRTWPSTGAVLQAYLRRTLDDCHELAGSRVRLCKGAYAEPASVAFTDPHEVDLNYVRCANALLAGGGYPMFATHDPRLVEIVAERARWHGKAPEDFEYQMLYGVRPAEQARLAAEGHVVRVYVPFGEQWYGYLTRRLAERPANAAFFLRSLVSRS
- a CDS encoding sugar phosphate isomerase/epimerase family protein, yielding MIPVGLSTAAVWPQPAAAAFEAAADLGYDGVEVMVWADPTSQDVGALRRLAHRAGVPVLAVHAPCLLISQRVWSPDPAERLRRSVRAARELGARTVVVHPPFLWQRRYAEGFADLVAELEDTGDVAIAVENMFPVRRPLGRGRSVQVTAFRPSIDPTDVGHRNYTLDLSHASAAHVDAMELAKRMGPGLAHVHLADGTGLPKDEHLIPGRGNQPCAELCRSLRRSGFSGQVVLEVNTRKARTTAERRDLLAESLRFARLHL
- a CDS encoding Ppx/GppA phosphatase family protein, with protein sequence MRLGVLDVGSNTVHLLVVDAHRGAHPTPMSSEKSVLRLAEQLDGDGLLTKSGADQLVRTVAATKASAARLGCDDLMAFATSAVREAGNSAEVLDRVRTETGVDLKVLSGEDEARYTFLAVRRWYGWSAGRLLCLDIGGGSLELAVGVDEEPEEACSVPLGAGRVTRTRFRHDPPSRSEVKATVEWLDEQLAPVVKKLRRAGSPDRVVATSKTFRTLARLTGAAPSSAGPRARRLLTHDGLRQLTGFISRMSAHDLAELEGVSASRAHQLVAGALVAEATMRALSLGELEICPWALREGVILRRLDHTDGPDNGAEPDTPTARTRRPGDTGRTGRHGARWS
- a CDS encoding response regulator transcription factor; translation: MTRVLIVEDEESFADPLAFLLRKEGFTAALAATGQEALEEFDRNGADIVLLDLMLPGMSGTDVCKQLRQRSAVPVIMVTARDSEIDKVVGLELGADDYVTKPYSARELIARIRAVLRRGGESEELLPQVLEAGPVRMDVERHVVTVDGGEVSLPLKEFDLLEYLLRNVGRVLTRGQLIDRVWGADYVGDTKTLDVHVKRLRSKIEPDPSAPRHLVTVRGLGYKFES
- a CDS encoding sensor histidine kinase, whose product is MTATGYLVLSIGALLIGGAAFLVGRVTARTRSDRPAGLTVADLMALVVQSSHDGIVVLNVFGDVVLHNPRAEELGVVRNNRVDDRARRAAELARQTGEVVNVDLSSLEVKGRQPEAVHAQVKVITDGFVVVDASDESEAVRLEATRRDFVANVSHELKTPVGALALLAEAVLDAADDQEEVRRFSAKIMQEATRLGTLVTELIALSRLQGAEKLPELSRVEVDVVISEAMSRSKLAAESAGIEIATDEPSGLEVEGDRTLLVTALSNLLDNAVAYSPPGSPVSVSRRRVAGFVEIAVTDRGIGIAEDQQTRVFERFYRVDRARSRATGGTGLGLAIVKHVAANHGGEVKLWSLPGTGSTFTLRIPEHPDREERTVDLPKPELTIPVPTSAGKPGGEL
- a CDS encoding phosphoglyceromutase produces the protein MAVGTLVLLRHGESVWNAENLFTGWVDVPLSEKGVREARRGGVLLREAGILPEVVHTSLLRRAITTANLALDAADRHWIPVRRDWRLNERHYGALQGKNKKQTLEEFGEEQFMLWRRSYDTPPPPIEPGAEHSQDADPRYADLGPELPLTECLLDVVKRMVPYWESAIVPDLRAGRTVLVAAHGNSLRALVKHLDGISDEAIAGLNIPTGIPLRYDLDESLKPLEPGGTYLDPDAAADAIKAVANQGR